The Gemmatimonadaceae bacterium genomic interval GCCGAGCAGATCAGCTTCCCGGACGGCGGGATCACTCCCTTCAAGGGACAAAAAGGCGAAGCGTGGGAAGGCGGCTACCGCGCGCCGATGGTCGTTCGTTGGCCCGGCGTCATCAAACCGGGCACGGTGAAGAATCAGATGTTCGCCGCGCTCGACTGGGTACCGACGCTCGTGCACGCGGCCGGCGGCCCGAAGAACAACGAGCTGCGGTCTGAGATCGAACAGGGCAAATACCCCGGCATCGTCAAGACGACCCTCGACGGCTTCGATCAGTACGATTACCTGACCGGCGCCTGCGACCAGTCGGCTCGCGATCACTTCTTCTACTTCTCAGGCTCGACGCCGTCGGCTGTGCGCTACAAGAATTGGAAGATGTACTACACGATGTCGCAGCCGGGACCTGCCGGGTGGATCATGCCGCTGATCCCGTTCCACTTCACGCTCGTGCAGAACATCAAGCGCGACCCGTTCGAGCAGAACGTCGGCGTCGACCAGAAGTCGGCGATGAGCCTCGGCGGCGCCCTGGGCGGCCCGTTGACCGCGTTCCAGTACGACTGGAACATGCTTCCCATCGGCCAGCAACTGTGGCTCAAGGAGCTGATGACGTACAAGGATTTCCCGCCGCTGCAGCAGCCCGAGGCCTACAACCTCGACGGCATCATTGCCGAGGTGAAGAAAGCGGCGCACAACAACCCGAGTGAGTAGCTGACGTCGTCGCGAATCCCTGATAGACAGCACAGTCAAAGCGCCCACGCGTTGGAATGAAATCCAGTGCGTGGGCGCCTCGCTCATTTCTGCTTCTTCGCGACCTCCCCTCCCGCGAAGATCCGATTCCAATCGCTCTTCATGCTGACCACCACCCAGCCCTTCTTCATCGCTTCGTCGTACAAAGCCTGAGTGAACGTTCCCACCTTGGTCGCCGGCAAGCCGTTCGCCGGACCGTAGGCGTACTCCCGCTGCGCGTCGTCGTGCAACACGAGCATAGCGAGCCGAGCGCCACTCACTGCTGTCGTGTACTCGAGCATCTGCCGGTCGCCGTCCGAGTTGCCGAACGCCGCGTTCGGTCTTCGGCCGATCATGAGGTGGATGCCTTCCGGCTTGCCGGCTTTGTCGTCGTTCAGAAAGAGCTTCGGCTCCTTCGTGAGCACCGGCTTCCCGGCCGCGTCGTAGCCGTACTTGATTCCGGCGGCCGTGCCGACGACCTGTTCCGGCGGTATGCCGTAGACTTCTCGCGCATACACCCGGACGAAGTCCTGTCCGCCGCCGGTCACGATGTACATCTTGAATCCGTTGGCGCGAAGGTACGTGAGGAGCTCGAGCATCGGCGCGTACGCGAGATCGACGTAGCGCTTCTTCCACCGCCCATCGGTCGCCGTGTCGATCCACCGCTTGGCGTCGGCCCGGAACTGTTCGACACTCATGCCCGTGAGCGTCGCCATGAGAATTTTCTCGAGATCGGACATCGTCAGCTTCGCGATCGCGTCGCGCTTTCCTGAGAGCACGGTCTTGAATGGCTCGACGTCCGCCAGCTCGGGCCGCGCCCTGACGACCGCGGGCACGCGATCCAGACAATAGATCACCTGCGTGTACATCGGCTGCTCGACCCAGAGCGTGCCGTCTTGGTCGAACGTGGCGATCCGCTCCTCAGGCGCAACGTACGTCGCGCTTCCTTGCGTCGTCGTGGCATTCACGAAATCGACGATGGCCTTCTTCGCGGCCCCTTCGTTCCACGAAGTCAGCGGATCGGTCTGCGCAGGGAGCGCGGATGCTCCAACGCCGCCCGCGACCATCGCCGCGAGCACGATTGCTCTGAGAATGACTCGCACGGCTCAGCCTCTCGGTGGGGCAAGCCGTACCCTAAGTGCTCAGAGCGAAACC includes:
- a CDS encoding HAD family hydrolase, which encodes MRVILRAIVLAAMVAGGVGASALPAQTDPLTSWNEGAAKKAIVDFVNATTTQGSATYVAPEERIATFDQDGTLWVEQPMYTQVIYCLDRVPAVVRARPELADVEPFKTVLSGKRDAIAKLTMSDLEKILMATLTGMSVEQFRADAKRWIDTATDGRWKKRYVDLAYAPMLELLTYLRANGFKMYIVTGGGQDFVRVYAREVYGIPPEQVVGTAAGIKYGYDAAGKPVLTKEPKLFLNDDKAGKPEGIHLMIGRRPNAAFGNSDGDRQMLEYTTAVSGARLAMLVLHDDAQREYAYGPANGLPATKVGTFTQALYDEAMKKGWVVVSMKSDWNRIFAGGEVAKKQK